A window from Citrus sinensis cultivar Valencia sweet orange chromosome 3, DVS_A1.0, whole genome shotgun sequence encodes these proteins:
- the LOC127900582 gene encoding uncharacterized protein LOC127900582, which yields MSKGKEKVVEVDDDELDFLPSLLTNPAFDPEVPLEPVRPSVRTSARSMSPQTTSTSGSNGEDGSSDSEDTLSEGRGDDSGEASPSGAPRPEGRSTIGGRALSRDYAIDYMTCTTTFDELEDLRLRYSIPGEIPLKVPGKKDAPSRPPRGYVTLYLDSFKYGLRCPLQPYFARILNGLNLAPGQLNPNGWRVLSVSWGVHFPLRPGPLKRVEAVLVNSCSSRELISTYNLLESRLILPGHRMEDAVIGALTRKRSRPPTTKRDESKDAPAAKRANIVQQAPPLKILPPAPVEVGEASGVATDPATSSPPVGPRPRLPDSRAEHLVPYLNELTKSVSKRDLEAFDGRTLGELVGAMQHSAFHLSCMTTYYKAKVGRYDRKMKEDIQSATNRADVAEKKAGELNLENLKLMEQESLAQAKAITLEEEFTKVTEDLQRQKAMYEAQLESLRDSHRAQVKNLEREADNQYDQGLRHSYRCIMAVLGKQHPDLKMDDLAAGVARHMDEEAAKEDAEGVEPIVIEEENSPPRGVPAEVGEASTPPDATGDTPSAPEKVQPTDAARLTDPPSF from the exons ATGTCGAAAGGCAAAGAGAAGGTCGTTGAGGTTGATGACGACGAGTTGGATTTCCTGCCTAGTCTGCTCACCAATCCCGCCTTTGACCCCGAGGTCCCCTTAGAGCCTGTTAGGCCTAGTGTCAGGACTAGTGCTAGGAGCATGTCTCCCCAAACGACCTCTACAAGCGGGAGTAATGGTGAGGATGGATCTTCTGACTCCGAGGATACTTTGAGTGAGGGTCGAGGAGATGATTCTGGTGAGGCGTCCCCATCGGGGGCGCCGCGACCAGAGGGGAGGAGCACAATAGGAGGTAGAGCCCTATCGCGGGATTATGCTATTGATTACATGACGTGCACGACCACGTTTGATGAGCTCGAGGACCTCCGGCTGAGGTATAGCATTCCTGGCGAGATACCTCTCAAGGTCCCGGGAAAGAAGGATGCTCCCAGCCGGCCTCCTAGGGGATATGTTACCCTGTATCTGGACAGCTTTAAGTACGGGCTGAGGTGTCCCTTACAACCTTACTTTGCCCGGATACTTAACGGGCTAAATCTAGCTCCTGGTCAGCTGAATCCCAACGGGTGGAGAGTgctctctg TTTCTTGGGGCGTTCATTTCCCACTCCGACCCGGCCCGCTCAAACGGGTTGAGGCTGTGCTAGTCAATTCCTGCTCGAGCCGGGAACTGATATCCACATACAACTTGCTCGAGTCTCGCTTGATACTTCCTGGCCATAGGATGGAGGACGCTGTGATTGGGGCTCTGACCCGAAAACGTTCTCGACCTCCGACCACGAAGAGGGACGAGAGTAAGGATGCCCCTGCCGCGAAGCGGGCCAACATCGTGCAGCAGGCCCCACCCTTGAAGATTTTACCTCCGGCTCCTGTAGAAGTCGGGGAAGCTAGTGGAGTAGCCACAGATCCTGCTACCTCTTCTCCTCCTGTCGGGCCTCGACCTCGCTTACCGGACAGCCGAGCAGAACATCTGGTCCCTTACCTCAATGAGTTAACTAAGTCCGTGAGCAAGAGGGATCTGGAGGCCTTTGACGGCCGCACCTTGGGTGAGCTGGTGGGGGCCATGCAGCATAGCGCTTTCCACCTCAGCTGCATGACCACCTATTACAAGGCTAAGGTTGGCCGCTACGAccggaagatgaaggaggatATCCAATCGGCGACGAACAGAGCTGACGTTGCCGAGAAGAAAGCAGGGGAGCTGAATCTCGAGAATCTGAAGCTGATGGAGCAAGAATCacttgctcaagcaaaagccattacCCTCGAGGAGGAGTTTACCAAGGTCACGGAGGATCTGCAAAGGCAGAAGGCTATGTATGAGGCTCAGCTCGAGTCTCTCCGTGACTCCCACCGAGCTCAGGTCAAGAACTTGGAGAGGGAGGCCGACAACcagtacgaccagggactCCGGCATTCCTATCGTTGCATCATGGCCGTCCTCGGGAAGCAACACCCTGACCTCaagatggatgaccttgcAGCTGGCGTTGCTCGGCATATGGATGAGGAGGCGGCCAAGGAAGATGCCGAGGGGGTGGAGCCGATCGTGATTGAGGAGGAAAACTCTCCTCCTCGTGGAGTCCCTGCTGAAGTTGGCGAGGCGAGCACCCCCCCGGATGCAACTGGCGATACCCCCTCCGCACCTGAGAAGGTCCAGCCAACCGATGCTGCTCGGCTCACAGATCCGCCgtctttttga